The following is a genomic window from Flavobacterium crassostreae.
AAAGGATTCATCTGAAAATAAAGAGACGATGAAAATGGACCACTCTAAAATGGATATGAATAAAAATTCATCTGAAAATAAAGAGATGGTAAAAATGGATCATTCTAAAATGGATATGAAAAAAGATTCATCTGAAAATAAAGAGATGATGAAAATGGACCACTCAAAAATGGACGCATCTTCTAGCAAAGATGAAATGAAAAAAGATGGAATGAAAATGGACGATATGAATATGGATATGTTTGCTGAATATAATTATGATTATCTGAAATCGCCTGAAAACACTTCATATGATTCAAAACTTCCAGTGAAAGAAATATTGCTAAATCTTACTGGAAACATGCAACGTTACATTTGGAGTTTAAATGGAGTACCTTTAAATGAAGCCGACAAAATAGCCATTAAAAAAGATGAAGTTACTCGAATTACTTTTAATAATTTAACAATGATGCACCACCCCATGCATTTACATGGACATTTTTTTAGAGTTATTAATAAAAATGGCGAATATTCTCCATTAAAACATACCGTCAATGTGCCGCCAATGCAACAAGTAACGATAGAGTTCCACGGAAATGATGGCGATGAATATGGCGATTGGTTTTTTCATTGCCATATTTTATACCACATGATGAGTGGTATGGCACGCGTGGTCAGTTATGAAACACCTCGTGATCCTAGAATGGCAGACTATCCCGAGAAAAATATTATCGAAGAAGCAGATCGGTTTTATGCTTGGTCTATGTTAGATGTCGCGTTAAATATGACAGCATTTAATTTTGTTGCATCTGATATTCGAAATCAATTCAATGTTAATGCTGAGTTTGGATGGAATAAAAATATGGAAGCAGAAGTAACTTATGAAAGATATTTGTATGATTATTTCAGGGTTTTTGGTGGTGTGAATTTTGAGAATGAAATCGATAAAAGTTTAGATGAAATTACAACAACAGCAATTGTAGGAATCCGATATTTAACACCGTATCTTTTTAATTTGGATGTGCGAATTGATAGTAAATTGAGACCGCAAATCAGTCTAAATCGTTCTATTATGATTTTTCCAAAAACAGCACTTTTTGGCAGTTATGAGTACCAATTTGATTTTGATTGGGCTAATAATTTACCAGTAGGTGAAAATTTTTCAGGAGAAACAACTTGGAATGCAGGTATCGAATATTTTTTATCTCGAAATTTTTCCTTGACGGCTGGTTATGCTAACCGATATGGTGCAGGTGCTGGTTTATCTGCCCGTTTTTAAAATGTAAATAGTATTAATTCTAAATATAAAAATCATGAAAAATACAAAATTAATTGAAGCCTTAAATAATTGTGTTACACACTGCAATTATTGCGCAGATGCTTGTCTTGATGAAGACAACGTAAAAATGATGGTCAACTGTATCCGAAATGATAAGGCTTGCGCCGAAATTTGTGCTACCACAGCAAAATTGCTTGCTTCGAATTATGAAGATGTAAAATCGCTAGTAGAAGCATGTCTAAAAATCTGTCAACAATGTGCAGATGAATGTGCGAAACACGAACACCAACATTGTAAAGATTGTGCTGAAGCATGTAAAAAATGTGCTGATGCTTGTCAAGAATATCTTGGCAAATAATTTTGCGGAAATTTTAATTTGAAATCCTAACAGGTTTAGACAACCTGTTAGGTATCTTTATAGCAATCAATTTCAAATTGGAAAGTAAAAAAACAATAATGTTCATTGAACTTTCAAGTGAACGAAACGACGATTCCTTTTCAAAACAAAAAATAATCAAGTGAAATTATTTATAAAAAATATGGTTTGTCCGCGTTGCGAAACTGCTGTAAAAGTGGCATTAGAAAAAATGGGTGTTCCAATTATTGCAATGAAATTAGGAGAAGTAGAAATAGCAACTGATTTAAACAAAAGTCAAATGCTAATACTATCAAAAAACCTGAATGAACTTGGTTTTGAATTGTTAGTTGATAAAGAAGATAAGACTATTGAAAGGGTAAAAAATTTATTAATTGATTTGGTATACTATAAAAAAGAACCGATCAAAATTAACTTTTCAAACTATTTGGCTGAGGAGTTACGTCAAGATTACAGTATTTTAAGCAAGCTGTTTTCAGAAAAAGAAGGAGTAACGATTGAACACTTTTTTATTGCTCAAAAAATTGAACGTGCAAAAGAATTACTAATTTATAATGAGATGACGCTGGGCGAAATTGCGATTCATTTAAATTATAATGATGTGGCGCACTTAAGCAATCAATTCAAAAAAACTACTGGTTTAAATCCTACTCAATTCAAATTATTGAATGATAAAAAGAGAACTGATATTGGCGCTTTGTGAATTTTACTATACTTTCTACAAATAATAAAATGAAACGCAGTCTTCACGGGCGGACTTCTGTTATTCTAAATTTATTTACTACACTTTTTATCTAGCCTCTTATAATAGATGTTCGGTGAACTTCGTTTCATAATCTCAGAAACGCAGTAAACAGTAATTTTTAGAACTTGAAACGAGTTCTGTTTGACAAAAATCACAATTGTAGGATAGCATATTATTTCTTAGCGCAATCAACAGTGTCAAATACATATTTAACACGATCAAAATCTATAGGTATTACCGAAGCATCTTAATGGGCGCTCAGAGCGGTTTCAGTTTTTCATTTTTCTAAAATAAACCTATTCCCTTTTTTTTAAAAATCCAACAAGATTTTTATACGTTGATATTCTATTTTCTCCTAAGATAAAAACTATAATTGGCATTTAGGAACCTAAGTCAAAATGTCAATTCGTAAACTTACAAACCTTAACCACAATTGTACAACTGCTTAAATTGATGCTATTTGTACATTTGGTATGTTAATTTAAACAAATAAAAAATGAAACATTCTTATCAAATTACCGGAATGAGTTGCAACGGTTGTCGCACCTCAGTTGAAAAAGCATTAAACACTATTGATGGAATTGATGCCTCAGTTACTTTAAATCCGCCTGTTGCAACTGTCACAATGGAAAAACATATTCCAATTGAAAAATTGCAAGAAGCATTATCATTAGCGGGAAATTATAGTATATCAGTAGAAAATTCTACAAATAGCACTTCTGAAAAAGTAATAGAACCCGTAAAAAAATCGTGTTGCTAAAATAATTCAGTATTTTTAGTTTGGATAAAACTTCAATAAGATTTAACGCTAAAAACCCAGTTTTATGAATGACCACAGAATAAATGGAGATATGAGTATGAATTAATACTCGTTTAGGGAATGCAAATGTATAGGTGGATTGCAATAGTAGTTGTGATACTTTTTGTATTTGTAGTCTTAAAACAGAATCGAAAAAGTAAATAATTTTTTAAATAAAAAACTTTATTCAACCTTATATTTTGACAGGGTTGAATAAAGTTTAATAAAATTTTGTAATTCTTATTTTGACTTTATATAAAAAATACAATTTTCTCTTTGCTAATAAATCACCTATGAAAGAAATACAAAAAATCAACAATGAGATCAATGATTTGACTTTAAAAATAGAGCAACAATATCCCGAATTGTACCAATATCTGAATGAAAACCCAGTAACAATTCCCTGTTGTGAAAATCCAGAGTTGGACACGAAAGTAT
Proteins encoded in this region:
- a CDS encoding multicopper oxidase domain-containing protein, whose product is MKKKLYYIIVILLSCQIGFAQFGDGNKENLPVREYTLTIKKEMVNKAGKEVPAMTVNGSIPGPTLEFTEGDYAVIYVKNEMDVETSVHWHGFLLPNYFDGVPYLSTPPIRPGKTLKYEFPIRQSGTYWYHSHTMLQEQSGVFGSIIINPKVKTLDYDKDLVIMLSDWTNEKPINVLRNLKRGNEWYQMKKGTATPLNQVIAQGAFGAQLNFFKQRMEGADIADIYYPAFLTNGKQSAEYPEFKPGDKVRLRIINGSASSQFWMTFGGETSMLVSADGMDVVPIAHNKTFIAIAETYDFIVTIPQNGKIELRAMAQDGSGITTAYFGNGTVLPAEVLPKPNKIAMMKKMVKMDMKMGAPALKFNPKKDERYEMKEKYGMKMDHSKMDMEKDSSENKETMKMDHSKMDMNKNSSENKEMVKMDHSKMDMKKDSSENKEMMKMDHSKMDASSSKDEMKKDGMKMDDMNMDMFAEYNYDYLKSPENTSYDSKLPVKEILLNLTGNMQRYIWSLNGVPLNEADKIAIKKDEVTRITFNNLTMMHHPMHLHGHFFRVINKNGEYSPLKHTVNVPPMQQVTIEFHGNDGDEYGDWFFHCHILYHMMSGMARVVSYETPRDPRMADYPEKNIIEEADRFYAWSMLDVALNMTAFNFVASDIRNQFNVNAEFGWNKNMEAEVTYERYLYDYFRVFGGVNFENEIDKSLDEITTTAIVGIRYLTPYLFNLDVRIDSKLRPQISLNRSIMIFPKTALFGSYEYQFDFDWANNLPVGENFSGETTWNAGIEYFLSRNFSLTAGYANRYGAGAGLSARF
- a CDS encoding four-helix bundle copper-binding protein, with amino-acid sequence MKNTKLIEALNNCVTHCNYCADACLDEDNVKMMVNCIRNDKACAEICATTAKLLASNYEDVKSLVEACLKICQQCADECAKHEHQHCKDCAEACKKCADACQEYLGK
- a CDS encoding helix-turn-helix domain-containing protein, whose translation is MKLFIKNMVCPRCETAVKVALEKMGVPIIAMKLGEVEIATDLNKSQMLILSKNLNELGFELLVDKEDKTIERVKNLLIDLVYYKKEPIKINFSNYLAEELRQDYSILSKLFSEKEGVTIEHFFIAQKIERAKELLIYNEMTLGEIAIHLNYNDVAHLSNQFKKTTGLNPTQFKLLNDKKRTDIGAL
- a CDS encoding heavy-metal-associated domain-containing protein, with the protein product MKHSYQITGMSCNGCRTSVEKALNTIDGIDASVTLNPPVATVTMEKHIPIEKLQEALSLAGNYSISVENSTNSTSEKVIEPVKKSCC